In Myxococcus stipitatus, the following are encoded in one genomic region:
- a CDS encoding methyl-accepting chemotaxis protein, which yields MRFSLHLKIIVAPALVALSFALLSVGYTIPRMRDAFEEQGRVMSAAVPTALASAMADLLRNREQELIQATLDSVVQDGTLAYVGFADEQGRLVAVAGAHAPALRAHAGELTITKEGTSLMADDVELLNMAAAVPGGLGTVHVGFNRSEARGRIESVVVAHRLVLTAMLVVMTAMAWALSRRIVAPLGILTRVVRRIAEHGDLREPVHVSTNDEVGDLAMAVGILVGKLKELLHQLHSSTELLSDSVMGLNESATEQSQMVSRQAAALQETQVTAQEIRQTALLASNSAQSVIEVAERAEALGKTGEDAVAASIEGMVDLRSQVEQITLRIMSLSERTQQIGGITETVKDLADQSHLLAVNAAIEAARSGEHGKGFAVVAREIRALADQSIRATNQVRKILSDIAEAISSTVQITAEGTQRMEAGLTQARASGDTLRQLTTIVQDSTASARQIALTVNQQATGIEQIFTAVNELNALMGDTVKRISSTNDSAVSLKMLSERVAEVVRAYRV from the coding sequence ATGCGATTCTCCCTCCATCTGAAAATCATCGTGGCGCCCGCGCTCGTGGCGCTGTCCTTTGCCCTTCTGTCCGTGGGCTACACGATTCCCCGCATGCGCGACGCCTTCGAGGAGCAGGGGCGTGTGATGAGCGCCGCCGTCCCGACGGCGCTCGCCTCCGCGATGGCGGACCTCTTGCGCAATCGTGAGCAGGAGCTCATCCAGGCAACGCTGGACTCCGTGGTGCAGGACGGCACGCTGGCCTACGTGGGCTTCGCGGATGAGCAAGGCCGCCTGGTCGCCGTCGCGGGAGCCCATGCGCCGGCGCTGCGCGCGCACGCCGGCGAGCTGACCATCACGAAGGAAGGCACGTCGCTGATGGCGGACGACGTGGAGCTGCTGAACATGGCGGCGGCCGTGCCCGGTGGCCTGGGGACGGTGCACGTGGGGTTCAACCGCTCGGAGGCCCGAGGTCGCATCGAGAGCGTCGTGGTGGCCCACCGCCTGGTCCTGACGGCGATGCTGGTGGTGATGACGGCGATGGCGTGGGCGCTGAGCCGCCGCATCGTCGCGCCGCTCGGCATCCTCACCCGGGTGGTCCGGCGCATCGCGGAGCATGGCGACCTGCGTGAGCCGGTGCATGTCTCCACGAATGACGAGGTCGGCGACCTGGCGATGGCGGTGGGAATCCTGGTGGGCAAGTTGAAGGAGCTGTTGCATCAGCTCCACTCGTCCACGGAGCTGCTGTCGGATTCCGTGATGGGATTGAACGAGTCCGCCACGGAGCAGAGCCAGATGGTGTCGCGGCAGGCGGCGGCGCTCCAGGAGACGCAGGTGACCGCGCAGGAGATTCGCCAGACGGCGCTGCTGGCGTCGAACTCCGCGCAGTCCGTCATCGAGGTCGCCGAGCGCGCCGAGGCGCTGGGCAAGACGGGCGAGGACGCGGTCGCCGCGAGCATCGAGGGCATGGTGGACCTGCGCTCCCAGGTGGAGCAGATCACCCTGCGCATCATGTCGCTGAGCGAGCGCACGCAGCAGATTGGCGGCATCACCGAGACGGTGAAGGACCTGGCGGACCAGTCCCATCTGCTGGCGGTGAATGCGGCCATCGAGGCGGCGCGCTCGGGGGAGCACGGCAAGGGCTTCGCGGTGGTGGCGCGTGAGATTCGAGCCCTGGCGGACCAGTCCATCCGGGCCACCAATCAGGTGCGGAAGATCCTCTCCGACATCGCCGAGGCCATCTCCAGCACGGTGCAGATCACCGCCGAGGGGACCCAGCGGATGGAGGCGGGGCTGACACAGGCTCGCGCGTCGGGGGACACGCTCCGCCAGCTCACCACCATCGTCCAGGACAGCACCGCGTCCGCGCGGCAGATTGCCCTGACGGTGAACCAGCAGGCCACGGGCATCGAGCAGATCTTCACCGCCGTCAACGAGCTGAACGCGCTGATGGGCGACACGGTGAAGCGCATCTCCTCCACCAACGACTCGGCGGTGTCGCTGAAGATGCTCTCCGAGCGGGTGGCCGAGGTGGTGCGCGCCTACCGCGTCTGA
- a CDS encoding MFS transporter has translation MRQTQGVPFLAASTALSLAAFRRHLLSSFASLATAVPLFRPGSSLPGSSAPLLGAPPADAEAPDATRPAPSRRLRATLGASVVEGMFAEVFTACAGATVLTAWAIALGLGPLLVGVMTALPFCAQFVQFPAAWLTSTFGHRRVALTAVCLSRLVMFPLAVLPWLDLDLPAQQHLLLVVAGASAMLGVVGNNAWVAWMGELVPRPVRGRFFGRRTALTTLAGTLASLAAGLLLDRLRPADGLGLALPLLALGACVMGGVTTLLMARQHDPAPPGSVPPLELKSALVPLKDPLARRVLTYQIAWNAAVGVSAPFFALHSLQNLKMTFVLMALHAAGVAAVRILTAPLWGRLLDKVGAQPVLMACSLGIGVIPALWLLPSEGMLWPLLFDVVLAGALWGGHALAIFALPLTVAPRHGRPFYLAAFSTAGGLAYAVAAALGGAIAALLPEHFILGGQAWVNLHVLFVLSSVARLGAGLLAARLPEPGAQPATSLSALLTRLRPRGGLGAEAASSAQRAPTRV, from the coding sequence ATGCGACAGACGCAGGGAGTCCCTTTTCTTGCCGCAAGCACCGCGTTGAGCCTCGCCGCCTTCCGCCGCCACCTCCTGAGCAGCTTCGCCTCGCTGGCCACCGCCGTCCCCCTGTTCCGGCCGGGTTCGTCGCTGCCCGGCTCGTCCGCGCCGCTGCTCGGAGCGCCCCCGGCGGACGCGGAGGCACCCGACGCGACGCGGCCCGCCCCCTCCCGCCGGCTGCGCGCGACGCTGGGGGCCTCCGTGGTGGAGGGCATGTTCGCGGAGGTCTTCACCGCCTGCGCGGGGGCCACGGTGCTCACCGCTTGGGCCATCGCGCTGGGCCTGGGGCCGCTGCTGGTGGGAGTGATGACGGCGCTGCCGTTCTGCGCCCAGTTCGTCCAGTTCCCCGCCGCGTGGCTGACGTCCACGTTCGGCCACCGGCGCGTGGCGCTGACAGCCGTGTGCCTGTCACGGCTGGTGATGTTTCCGCTCGCGGTGCTGCCCTGGTTGGACCTGGACCTTCCGGCGCAACAGCACCTGCTGCTCGTCGTCGCGGGGGCCTCGGCGATGCTGGGCGTGGTGGGCAACAACGCGTGGGTGGCGTGGATGGGGGAGCTGGTGCCGCGCCCGGTGCGAGGACGGTTCTTCGGCCGGCGCACCGCGCTCACCACGCTCGCCGGCACCCTGGCCTCGCTCGCCGCGGGGTTGCTGTTGGACCGCCTGCGTCCGGCGGACGGCCTGGGCCTGGCGCTCCCCCTGCTCGCGCTGGGGGCCTGTGTCATGGGTGGCGTGACGACGCTGCTCATGGCCCGCCAGCATGACCCCGCGCCTCCGGGGAGTGTTCCCCCGCTGGAGCTCAAAAGCGCGCTGGTGCCACTGAAGGACCCGCTGGCCCGGCGCGTGTTGACCTATCAAATCGCCTGGAACGCGGCGGTGGGGGTGTCCGCGCCGTTCTTCGCGCTGCACAGCCTGCAGAACCTCAAGATGACCTTCGTGCTCATGGCGCTGCACGCCGCGGGCGTGGCGGCGGTGCGCATCCTCACGGCGCCGCTGTGGGGGCGGCTCCTGGACAAGGTGGGCGCGCAGCCGGTCTTGATGGCGTGCTCCCTGGGCATCGGTGTCATCCCCGCGCTGTGGCTGCTGCCCTCGGAGGGGATGTTGTGGCCCCTGCTCTTCGACGTGGTGCTCGCCGGAGCGCTGTGGGGAGGCCATGCGCTCGCCATCTTCGCGTTGCCCCTCACCGTCGCCCCGCGCCACGGCCGCCCGTTCTACCTGGCCGCGTTCTCCACGGCCGGAGGCCTGGCGTACGCCGTCGCCGCCGCGCTGGGAGGCGCCATCGCCGCCCTGCTCCCCGAGCACTTCATCCTGGGGGGACAGGCCTGGGTGAACCTGCACGTCCTCTTCGTGCTGTCCTCCGTGGCCCGGCTCGGCGCCGGCCTGCTCGCCGCGCGCCTGCCCGAGCCCGGGGCCCAACCCGCGACGTCCCTCTCCGCGCTGCTCACACGCCTGCGCCCGCGTGGCGGACTCGGCGCGGAAGCGGCCTCATCCGCTCAGCGCGCACCCACTCGCGTGTGA
- a CDS encoding polyprenyl synthetase family protein: MELARELTDFLAAVEQRLSGMLVDGNAGPDVKGDTLMEAARHLCVGTGGKRARPMLVRLFGGAVGVAPERLVDVAVAAEFIHSASLLHDDVVDAGMFRRGRPTVNARWGNIVAVMSGDLILSTGLYHLAQLDSRLTLSALSVVSEMTRAAIAEVEARGDLDLPLNRLRFIAEGKTGSLFGWCGHASAMLAGRTEAIERFDGFGRHLGVAFQIADDIRDILGTDVGKPRYADVHSRTPSMPILLAVAKDESLRRKLKDAWAFSTITPDRTKEIGAAIEATGAVEASMARMNVEIEAALDKLGHFAQDPAGAELVSWARKLSAGIAEQVQGRAA; the protein is encoded by the coding sequence ATGGAACTGGCTCGGGAGCTCACGGACTTTCTGGCGGCGGTGGAGCAGCGGCTCAGCGGCATGCTGGTGGATGGAAACGCCGGTCCGGACGTGAAGGGCGACACGCTGATGGAGGCGGCCCGGCACCTGTGCGTGGGGACGGGCGGCAAGCGTGCGCGTCCCATGCTGGTGCGGCTGTTCGGCGGCGCGGTGGGCGTGGCGCCAGAGCGGCTGGTGGACGTGGCGGTGGCCGCGGAGTTCATCCACTCGGCCAGCCTCCTGCACGACGACGTGGTGGACGCGGGCATGTTCCGCCGGGGCCGCCCGACGGTGAACGCGCGCTGGGGCAACATCGTGGCGGTGATGAGCGGCGACCTCATCCTGTCCACGGGCCTGTACCACCTGGCGCAGCTGGACTCGCGGCTGACGCTGTCCGCGCTGTCGGTCGTCTCGGAGATGACCCGCGCGGCCATCGCGGAGGTGGAGGCTCGCGGAGACCTGGACCTGCCGCTCAACCGGCTGCGCTTCATCGCCGAGGGCAAGACGGGTTCGCTCTTCGGCTGGTGCGGGCATGCCTCGGCGATGCTGGCGGGCCGGACGGAGGCCATCGAGCGCTTCGACGGGTTCGGCCGTCACCTGGGCGTGGCATTCCAGATCGCCGACGACATCCGGGACATCCTGGGCACCGACGTGGGCAAGCCGCGCTACGCGGACGTGCACTCGCGCACGCCGTCGATGCCCATCCTGCTGGCGGTGGCGAAGGATGAGAGCCTGCGCCGCAAGCTGAAGGATGCGTGGGCGTTCTCGACCATCACCCCGGATCGCACGAAGGAGATTGGCGCGGCCATCGAGGCGACGGGCGCGGTTGAGGCTTCCATGGCGCGGATGAACGTGGAGATTGAGGCGGCGCTGGACAAGCTGGGCCACTTCGCCCAGGACCCCGCCGGCGCGGAGCTGGTGAGCTGGGCGCGCAAGCTCTCGGCGGGAATCGCCGAGCAGGTCCAAGGGCGAGCCGCATGA
- a CDS encoding GbsR/MarR family transcriptional regulator translates to MKGYLWTGGHGSPGGEPPVVEGRLAAWEAIAVDAVGNVIEFWGFKRNQGRVWALLYLRGEPLTAGEIERELDLSKGGVSMLLRDLERWGVIQRVRLPQDTVWRYGAETDLVRMVRHVIEEREAGFVARIRADLAEARRLAEAAGGVPLERLERLEKMATLAEHVERALRLFIKTSRLDVSGVLAVFRDGASRRGDR, encoded by the coding sequence ATGAAGGGCTACCTGTGGACGGGGGGACACGGGAGTCCGGGCGGTGAGCCGCCGGTGGTGGAAGGGCGGCTGGCGGCTTGGGAAGCCATCGCGGTGGACGCGGTGGGCAACGTCATCGAGTTCTGGGGCTTCAAGCGCAACCAGGGCCGGGTGTGGGCCCTGCTGTACCTGCGGGGCGAGCCGCTGACGGCGGGCGAAATCGAGCGCGAGCTGGACCTGTCGAAGGGCGGCGTGTCCATGCTGCTGCGAGACCTGGAGCGCTGGGGTGTCATCCAGCGGGTGCGGCTGCCGCAGGACACCGTCTGGCGCTATGGCGCGGAGACGGACCTGGTGCGGATGGTCCGCCACGTCATCGAGGAGCGGGAGGCGGGCTTCGTGGCGCGCATCCGCGCGGACCTGGCGGAGGCGCGGCGGCTGGCGGAGGCGGCGGGCGGGGTGCCCCTGGAGCGGCTGGAGCGGCTGGAGAAGATGGCCACCCTGGCGGAGCACGTGGAGCGCGCGCTGCGGTTGTTCATCAAGACCTCACGGCTGGACGTGTCCGGAGTGCTGGCGGTGTTCCGGGACGGCGCGTCGCGCCGGGGTGACAGGTAG
- a CDS encoding gamma-glutamylcyclotransferase encodes MDSHYDMVMKAREGADPNATRLYFAYSTILDRAAFEEWRQQHSYGFFDLPEGRLAEAVDVDLVYDFPSRWWGGRVAGLTDAPGGRIFGRLFEIRGQDWPIVQHKEGFVTGMCVERAVKVLVDGQTVEATAFVTNPRRASQDGPVSPRFVEALVRGAQAAGLPADYVERLKRGA; translated from the coding sequence ATGGATTCGCACTACGACATGGTGATGAAGGCCCGGGAGGGCGCGGACCCGAACGCGACGCGGCTGTACTTCGCGTACTCCACCATCCTGGACCGGGCCGCGTTCGAGGAGTGGCGGCAGCAGCACTCCTACGGCTTCTTCGACCTGCCCGAGGGCCGGTTGGCCGAGGCGGTGGACGTGGACCTGGTCTACGACTTCCCGTCGCGCTGGTGGGGCGGCCGGGTGGCGGGGCTGACGGACGCGCCGGGTGGCCGCATCTTCGGGCGCCTGTTCGAGATTCGCGGGCAGGACTGGCCCATCGTCCAGCACAAGGAAGGCTTCGTGACGGGGATGTGTGTCGAGCGCGCGGTGAAGGTGCTCGTGGACGGGCAGACGGTGGAGGCCACCGCGTTCGTCACCAACCCCCGGCGTGCCTCTCAGGACGGCCCGGTGAGCCCGCGCTTCGTGGAGGCGCTGGTGCGTGGGGCTCAGGCCGCGGGCCTTCCCGCGGACTATGTGGAGCGCCTCAAGCGCGGAGCCTAG
- a CDS encoding GNAT family N-acetyltransferase, translated as MPPKALPEEVKIRPATLADVATLTELGVRTFRDTFAADNTPQNMDAFIASHYGLEFQGAELRDPRKHYLLAELSGAPAGFALLCDGVTEPSVRAERPLNLTRLYVDQPFLGARVGAALMRRCIEEGRRRGNDVLWLGVWEHNTRARAFYARWGFSEVGETRFLMGDDPQRDLVLTLAI; from the coding sequence TTGCCCCCCAAGGCTCTTCCCGAGGAGGTGAAGATCCGCCCGGCGACCCTGGCGGATGTGGCGACCCTGACGGAGCTCGGGGTGCGCACGTTCAGGGATACCTTCGCGGCCGACAACACGCCCCAGAACATGGACGCGTTCATCGCGTCGCACTACGGGCTGGAGTTCCAGGGCGCGGAGTTGAGGGATCCTCGCAAGCATTACCTGCTGGCGGAGCTCTCCGGAGCTCCCGCCGGCTTCGCCCTGCTGTGTGATGGCGTCACTGAGCCGTCCGTGCGGGCCGAGCGGCCGCTCAACCTGACGCGCCTGTACGTCGACCAGCCTTTCCTGGGGGCAAGGGTCGGGGCCGCGCTCATGCGCCGATGCATCGAGGAGGGCCGCCGTCGGGGGAATGACGTGCTGTGGTTGGGCGTGTGGGAGCACAACACCCGCGCCCGGGCCTTCTACGCACGCTGGGGCTTCTCCGAGGTGGGCGAGACGCGCTTCCTCATGGGGGACGACCCTCAGAGAGACCTCGTGCTCACGCTCGCGATCTGA